The nucleotide window TTCGCGGCGAGCACTCGCTGTACGACTAGAAAGTCTGTCGTCCAGTAGCCGAAGCTGATTACGAAGCCGAGGCCAAAGACGATTCCCGTCCAATGTACGCCCATCGGGTTATCGGAGAAGTGGCCGACGCCTTTCCACATGTGCAGGTAATCCTGCGTGGGAAAGTTATGAATGATCTGGGCCTTGAGGCCCGTCCAGCCATGTGCTTCGATCAGGCCGAGGATCGGTACCAGCAAGGCACCGCCCCAGATCAAGACAAACTGCAACACTTCATTGAAGATGGCCGAACGCAGACCACCAAGCGCAACATACGCGGCGACTGCCAGGGAGGAAATGACGATGCTGAAAGTTATATCCCAGCCCAGCACCACCTTCATCACCAGCGCCATCGAAAACATGTTCACTCCGCTCATCAGAATGGTCATGAATGCGAAGGAGCATGCGGCGACAATGCTCGACCCCTGCCCGAATCGCAATTTCAGATAGCCGGGTACGGAATGTGTTTTCGACACGTAGTAGAAGGGCATCATCACGATGCCGAGGAACAGCATTGCGGGTACCGCGCCGATCCAGTACCAATGCGCTGCCAGAATGCCGTACTGGTATGCGGAGCCGGCCCAGCCCATCAGTTCGAGCGAGCCGAGATTCGCGGAGACGAAGCTCAGTCCGGCGATCCACGCGGTCATTTCGCGGCCGGCCATGAAGAACTCTTCGCTGGTGTTGGCGCGCTTCTTCAGGTAGAAGCCGATCCACATCACCATGGCGAAGTAAATCACGATGACCGCGATATCCAACGGGCTCAGATGCGCCAGCGACGGAACTCCGATCGCGAGGGAGGCCATCATCGACGACACGAGGCCGCCGGAGGTTGTTGCGGTTGCTGCTAGTTCTAGCATTCGATCACCCGAGTGAGAGCATTTCGTTCCGGAACGGTTTCATGTTTTCCGGAGATGCGACCTTAGTAAATGGGTTTACCTGAAGACCTGTCAAGCAAATTGCTAAATCTTTTTGTAAAGTTCGCCGCGCTGTTTCGCGAGCGGGGAGTTGGAGCCGGAGATTGGCAGCCTGACAGATTTTCTGTGTTTGCTTTTGCGGTATACCCAATTTGACCTATATTGAGAAATCGTTTACCGCGCTAAGATTAGCATGATGGTTAGCGCGACCTGTTTTTGACTGGGGAATGCTCTTTCCCGGCGGATCGCATTGCGCTCTCTGGCATCGCTGGCGCGAATTCCTGTCTGCCAGATCGGCTCGGTTTGATGAGGATATTGGGCCAGAGGTGCGTCTGCATTTTCATTTGAAGACAAACGATTGTTGTTAGAATGGTAAGGTTTCCGCAATGAGCAACCGCTCGTTGCATCGAGTCATCGGCAAATCTCCGGAGCTTTCGTCTGCATCGAGCTTCACCCGTCAGTAGTGGGATAGCAAATCCTCTGCCCGCCTTGTTCAGAATTCTTTTGCCAATGTCGCGTCCATCGGTTTAGGCTTCTCTTCGATATGCAAAATCTTAGAAACATCTCTAGTCAATCGGTTTTCCGCGCAGTTTTCTGCATCCCTTTCGTTGCTCTCGCTGTCTTCGGAATCGCGGTATCGCCGGTCCCTGCCGGAGCTCAAACCCAGGTTCCGGCGTTATCCGGTCCCGTTCCCGATTCGCCAGCCATTGAAGCGGAGGCGCATGCCATTCTGGCAAAGCTTACGCTCGATCAGAAAGTCGAACTGCTGGGCGGAGTCGACAATATGTACACCTACGCCGAACCGTCGGCCAATCTGCCTCAGTTCAAAATGTCAGACGGACCGCTCGGCGTGCGTAGCTGGGGGCCGACCACGGCCTACGCCGGTGGAGCATCTCTGGCCGCCTCGTGGGACCCGGAATTGGCCCGCAAGGTAGGCGAAGGACTCGGCCGCGATGCTCGCGCGCGCGGCGTCAACTTCCTGCTTGCGCTTGGCGTGAATATTGTTCGTTCGCCGGTTAATGGCCGCGATTTCGAATATCTCTCGGAAGATCCATACCTCAATGCGCATCTTGCAGTGCCCTATATCCAGGGCGTGCAGTCGCAGGGAGTAAGCGCAACCGTCAAGCATTTTGCTGCCAACAATCAGGAGTATGACCGCCACAACGTCAGCTCCGATGTCGATGAGCGCACGCTTCGCGAACTTTATTTTCCTGCTTTTGAAGCTGCTGTAAAGGTTGCCAAGGTCGATGCGGTTATGAACTCGTATAACTTGCTCGACGGTGTTCATGCCACGCAGAACGCATTTCTCAATCTCAAGGTGCTCAAAGGGGAATGGGGCTTTCAAGGCTTGCTCATGTCGGATTGGGATGCGACCTATAGCGCGATTGGCGCGGCGAACAACGGTCTCGACCTTGAAATGCCTTATGCAAAGTTCATGAACAGGAAAGAGCTGCTGCCTGCGATCAAAGACGGTAGGGTCAAGGAAGCGACCATCGATGACAAGATTCTGCGTATGCTTCGCGTAGCTTTGCGTTACAACTGGATCGGTCCCAATGCTCGTCCTCAGACTGTCGATAGCCTTTCTCTTTATTCGCTTGCCGATCGCGCAGCTGCATTACAGGGCGCTCGCGAAAGCATCACGCTGCTCAAGAATGAGAACCATGCTCTGCCCATCGATGCGAGCAAAGTCAAGACGATTGCGCTCATCGGTCCTGACGCTTATCCCGCAGTGCCGGGCGGCGGAGGCTCATCGCAAGCCCAGGCTTTTGAACCGGTCAGCATCCTTGCCGGACTCACGTCCCTTGCTGCGGAATCAGGGGCGAACGTGGTCTATGCGCGGGGGCTTCCCCAGGTCAACGACATTTTCAGCAAGACGCACTTTGAAGGTGATGCGCAGATCGAGACCTTTGCGAACCACGAATTTTCCGGCGCGTCGGTCAAGAGCCACCAGGCTCAGATCAACGACCTCAAGCCGGCCATGTGGGATGCCACCGATCCCAACCCGCGCAGCCTGCGCTACACGGCCACTTACAAGCCGAAAGAAAGTGGCAAATATCTATTGCTCGTTGCTGCTTCTGGCGAGGACTCCTTTAGCGTCAAGGTAGACGGTAAGCAGGTTCTCGACCAGCCGCATCGCGAGGGGCAGATTCCGCTTTCTACCACGATCGAACTTACGGCCGGACAGCCTATTCACATCGTTGCGGACTACGTGCCGCATACTCCCGGTGTGCGCCTTTCGCTGGGTCTCGCGCCGGAGTCGTCGCTTATTTCGCCCGAGGCTCTTCGCCTCGCCAAGATGGCCGATGTTGTGGTGCTATCAATCGGCTTTGATGCCGATACGGAGAGCGAGGGTTATGATCGTACCTTTGAGCTGCCCTGGGGGCAGGATGCCCTGATCGACGCGATTGTGGCAGTCAATCCTAAAGCTATCGTCTCTCTTACTGCCGGTGGAGCGGTCGATACACGGCGCTGGCTGGATAAGGTTCCTGCGCTGCTGCAGACTTTCTATCCTGGGCAGGAAGGCGGCACCGCGGTAGCGGAAGTGCTGCTTGGAAAGCAGAATCCTGAAGGCAGACTGGCTGTCACCTTCGATCGCACATGGCAGGAAAATCCGTCGTATAACTTCTATTACTCAAAGGTAGAGGCCGACGGTATTCCGCATGTGAAGTACGGCGACAAGCTGATGGTTGGCTATCGCTACTGGACGACGACAGGGAAGCATGCGCTGTATCCGTTTGGCTATGGCCTGAGCTATACCACGTTCAAGTTCGGCAGCCTATCCGTGCCCCAGACAGTCAAGGTTGGCGGTACAGTCGATGTCAGCTTTGACGTAACCAACACTGGTAGTGTGGCTGGTGCTGAAGTTGCACAGCTTTATGTGTCCGAACCGGCAATGACCGGTGCTGGAGCAAAGGTTCCCCGTCCTGAGCGTGAGCTGAAGGGCTTTGAAAAAGTCCGCCTGGCGCCTGGAGAAACCAAGCACGTCACTTTGAGCCTGAACGCCCGCGACTTTTCTTACTGGGACGAGGCCACAAAGAATTGGAAGATGGACGCTGGTAAATTCCTGATTCATGTGGGTGATTCTTCGGAATCCACTCCGCTGGAAGCAAGCATTACCTCAGTCGAATAAGCAACCAATACGAATGCAGATCGGCCTGCCGCGGAATTCCGCGGCAGGCCGATTTTGTTACGGTCGCGTGGGGTTTGTGGAAAGTATCCATCCAGAGAAGGGAGCAAAGCTGCGAAGGCTATTCAATCAAATCAGGTGGTAGCAATCTTTCAATCTTTCCCCGTGACGGCGAAAGCTGCTATCCTGACCAGCGCACAGCAAATGACCAAGAAAAGCGATTTAGGAAGGCGGTTCGGCAATGTGGTTCCTCGGCATGGATGTAGGTACAAGCGGCACACGCGCAGTTTTGATTGACGAGCGGGGACAAGTCGTCAGCTCTGCCTCCGAAGAACATGCAGCCTTCCGCGCTCCCCATCCGGGGTGGGCCGAGCAGGACCCAGAAGACTGGTGGCGCGCTGCGCAGATCGCCATTCGCGGAGCGCTGGCTGCTGCTCCGCTGCCGCATGAGCCTGTTGCTGGTGTTGGGCTGACCGGCCAGATGCATGGGGCTGTTCTGCTGGATAAAGCTGGTGTCGTGCTGCGCCCGTCGCTTATCTGGTGCGATACTCGCACCCAGCCGCAGTGCGATTGGCTGCATGAAACCATCGGCTACGAGCGCCTCATCGAGTTGACCTGCAACCCTGCGCTGCCAAATTTCACGCTGACCAAGCTGCTTTGGGTGAAAGAACACGAGCCGGAAATCTTTGCTCGCACTGCCCATATTCTCTGCCCCAAGGATTATGTCCGCTTTCGCCTCACCGGCGCTTACGCCATTGATGTGCAGGAAGCCAGCGGCACACTGCTGCTGGATGTGACGAATCGCCGCTGGTCTTCTGAAGTAGCCGCGGCTGCTGGAATTCCTGAAAGCTGGCTGCCCGAGCTATACGAATCACCCGAGGTCTGCGCCACGCTTTCTGCGGAAGCGGCAAGCCTTATCGGCCTCACCGCCGGGACTCCGGTGGTGGCAGGAGCGGGAGACCAGGGTGCAGGAGCGGTTGGCATGGGCATTCTGCAGCCGGGCTCTGTCTCCGCGACTATTGGAACTTCGGGCGTGGTTTTCGCCGCGACTGCCGCGCCGATCAAAGATCCCAAAGGCCGCCTGCATACTTTCTGTCACGCTGTGCCGGGCCGCTGGCATGTCATGGGCGTCACGCAATCGGCGGGATTAAGTCTGCGCTGGCTCAAGGAAACCTTCTTCGCGGGCGATAATTACGATTCGCTCAGCGCTGCGGCAGGCAAGATTGCGCCAGGCAGCGAGGGTCTCGAATGGGCTCCCTACCTGCTGGGCGAACGCACGCCGCATCTCGACCCCGAAGTTCGAGCAGCTTTTGCGGGCATCTCCACAAATCACAGCGCGGCCCATTTTGTGCGGGCGGTGCTCGAAGGCGTGGCTTATTCGCTTGAAGATACCTTTACTCTCTTCGCGGCCCTGGGAATTCCAGTGAGCGGCATTCGTCTTGGAGGCGGCGGTGCACGCGGCCCACTCTGGCGGCAGATTCAGGCGGCTGTTTATGGTCATGCTGTTGAAGTGCTTGTCGCAGAGGAGGGCGGGGCCTTTGGAGCAGCGCTTATGGCCGGAGTTGGCGCGGGGGCGTGGCCTGATCTCGACGCGGCATGTGCAGCGGGCATCAGCGTCGCTGAGCGCATTGAACCCGATCCAAAGTGGGAAGCAGCTTACAGCTCCGGCTACGCGAAATGGCGCAAACTGTATCCAGCGCTGGCGACGCTGCGCTAGGGTTTTCGCTGCAGGTGCAAATACACTTCGGGTAACCCATCCTTGCTGCGCGATAGCAGCAAGGATGGGATTAGAACAGCAGGGATGGGATCACAGGTCTTTGTCTGGCCGTAAGTAAGGAAGGCCCGTCAATAATTAATAATTAGTCCGAAGCCAAGCTAAGTGCGTGGCGGACATCTGCGCCGCGAACCCAGAAAATCACATCCATAGCAATGTTGGTTGCGTGATCGGCAATGCGTTCGAGGTTGCGTGAGATGAGAATCGCGTTCAACGCCTGCGGAGTCTCGGCAGGGATGCGCTGAATGCGTGCCAGCAGGTCAGCCTGGGCCTTGCGATTCATGCGGTCGATCTCGTCATCCATCAGCCGTACCGTGTCGGCAACGTGCGCATCGCCATCCAACAGGGCTTGCAGGGCGGTGCGGATCATGCGTCCGGCGTATTCGCCCATCGCCAGAAAATCTACAGGCAGCTCGACGTCATCCATGTCCAGCACTTCGCGGGTGCGAATCGCGATGCTCATCGACTGGTCTCCAATGCGCTCCAGGTCGCCGTTAATCTTGATCACCGCGAGGATAAAGCGCAGGTCGATAGCCATCGGCTGCTCTTTTGCGAGCAGTTCGTACGCCATTTCATCCAGAGCGCGCTGGGCGGTGTTGATT belongs to Acidicapsa ligni and includes:
- a CDS encoding sodium:solute symporter family protein is translated as MLELAATATTSGGLVSSMMASLAIGVPSLAHLSPLDIAVIVIYFAMVMWIGFYLKKRANTSEEFFMAGREMTAWIAGLSFVSANLGSLELMGWAGSAYQYGILAAHWYWIGAVPAMLFLGIVMMPFYYVSKTHSVPGYLKLRFGQGSSIVAACSFAFMTILMSGVNMFSMALVMKVVLGWDITFSIVISSLAVAAYVALGGLRSAIFNEVLQFVLIWGGALLVPILGLIEAHGWTGLKAQIIHNFPTQDYLHMWKGVGHFSDNPMGVHWTGIVFGLGFVISFGYWTTDFLVVQRVLAANSLRSARIAPVIGSYFKMAVPFIVILPGLLALVVLHNPDGSLMHLVGEDVVSAHPGMGLHSYNEVLPLMLVRYCSPGLLGLGITALIAGFMSGMAGNVSAFAAVWTYDIYQPLINKKAPDQHYVSVGRWATILGVVVSIGAAYLVMNAKGIMDYVQALFSFFIAPLLGSILMGMFWKRATKAGGFWGLLIGTITSIGLWAWVKADPSALRYVAISPDAKDMAENMYRALWSFGATVIITFVVSMFGTARPVAELNGLVYGATKLPKEEPVPFYKNEWYWAALAVVLFLALNIIFW
- a CDS encoding beta-glucosidase; the protein is MQNLRNISSQSVFRAVFCIPFVALAVFGIAVSPVPAGAQTQVPALSGPVPDSPAIEAEAHAILAKLTLDQKVELLGGVDNMYTYAEPSANLPQFKMSDGPLGVRSWGPTTAYAGGASLAASWDPELARKVGEGLGRDARARGVNFLLALGVNIVRSPVNGRDFEYLSEDPYLNAHLAVPYIQGVQSQGVSATVKHFAANNQEYDRHNVSSDVDERTLRELYFPAFEAAVKVAKVDAVMNSYNLLDGVHATQNAFLNLKVLKGEWGFQGLLMSDWDATYSAIGAANNGLDLEMPYAKFMNRKELLPAIKDGRVKEATIDDKILRMLRVALRYNWIGPNARPQTVDSLSLYSLADRAAALQGARESITLLKNENHALPIDASKVKTIALIGPDAYPAVPGGGGSSQAQAFEPVSILAGLTSLAAESGANVVYARGLPQVNDIFSKTHFEGDAQIETFANHEFSGASVKSHQAQINDLKPAMWDATDPNPRSLRYTATYKPKESGKYLLLVAASGEDSFSVKVDGKQVLDQPHREGQIPLSTTIELTAGQPIHIVADYVPHTPGVRLSLGLAPESSLISPEALRLAKMADVVVLSIGFDADTESEGYDRTFELPWGQDALIDAIVAVNPKAIVSLTAGGAVDTRRWLDKVPALLQTFYPGQEGGTAVAEVLLGKQNPEGRLAVTFDRTWQENPSYNFYYSKVEADGIPHVKYGDKLMVGYRYWTTTGKHALYPFGYGLSYTTFKFGSLSVPQTVKVGGTVDVSFDVTNTGSVAGAEVAQLYVSEPAMTGAGAKVPRPERELKGFEKVRLAPGETKHVTLSLNARDFSYWDEATKNWKMDAGKFLIHVGDSSESTPLEASITSVE
- the xylB gene encoding xylulokinase, coding for MWFLGMDVGTSGTRAVLIDERGQVVSSASEEHAAFRAPHPGWAEQDPEDWWRAAQIAIRGALAAAPLPHEPVAGVGLTGQMHGAVLLDKAGVVLRPSLIWCDTRTQPQCDWLHETIGYERLIELTCNPALPNFTLTKLLWVKEHEPEIFARTAHILCPKDYVRFRLTGAYAIDVQEASGTLLLDVTNRRWSSEVAAAAGIPESWLPELYESPEVCATLSAEAASLIGLTAGTPVVAGAGDQGAGAVGMGILQPGSVSATIGTSGVVFAATAAPIKDPKGRLHTFCHAVPGRWHVMGVTQSAGLSLRWLKETFFAGDNYDSLSAAAGKIAPGSEGLEWAPYLLGERTPHLDPEVRAAFAGISTNHSAAHFVRAVLEGVAYSLEDTFTLFAALGIPVSGIRLGGGGARGPLWRQIQAAVYGHAVEVLVAEEGGAFGAALMAGVGAGAWPDLDAACAAGISVAERIEPDPKWEAAYSSGYAKWRKLYPALATLR
- the phoU gene encoding phosphate signaling complex protein PhoU — translated: MPRIHFQLQLAELKDKILAMAALAQQAVESSVDAYLRRDAGLCQYVRENETAINTAQRALDEMAYELLAKEQPMAIDLRFILAVIKINGDLERIGDQSMSIAIRTREVLDMDDVELPVDFLAMGEYAGRMIRTALQALLDGDAHVADTVRLMDDEIDRMNRKAQADLLARIQRIPAETPQALNAILISRNLERIADHATNIAMDVIFWVRGADVRHALSLASD